The proteins below come from a single Streptomyces seoulensis genomic window:
- a CDS encoding site-specific integrase, whose protein sequence is MSAERLPARQAEPPLLPDQYSAELRARLATLDAASDQHAAGQRPDNTTRSYASDWRTWETFCTQLQIPTTAATRGTLRAFVDYLWNREKRAYATIDRKLAGVVVTLRRPPYSILVDPDATRAARELLKDYRKQAEAAEEPRRGRGKAPAMRLVDLRVIVSKCDTDIFGLRDRAMILLGFAIAARRAELAGLRLRNIRDDDNGLLVDVRVSKTEPRTVAVPYGTNPDTCPVRAWKTWAAAARITDPDRHAFRCIHHTGAVQPQGLSPQRAGDLITAAGLRAGFEELFTGHSVRSGMATEARRAGKDRKAIAAVTGHADGSKVLDGYMQIVDQWDENDNALIGIGL, encoded by the coding sequence ATGAGCGCTGAGCGCCTGCCTGCCAGACAGGCCGAACCGCCGCTCCTACCCGACCAGTACAGCGCCGAACTCCGCGCCCGCCTCGCCACCCTCGACGCCGCCAGCGACCAACACGCCGCCGGACAACGCCCCGACAACACCACCCGCTCCTACGCCAGCGACTGGCGCACCTGGGAAACCTTCTGCACCCAACTCCAGATCCCCACCACCGCCGCCACCCGCGGCACCCTCCGCGCCTTCGTCGACTACCTCTGGAACCGCGAGAAACGCGCCTACGCCACCATCGACCGCAAGCTCGCCGGCGTCGTCGTCACCCTCCGGCGGCCGCCGTACAGCATCCTCGTCGACCCCGACGCCACCCGCGCCGCCCGCGAGTTGCTGAAGGACTACCGCAAGCAGGCCGAAGCCGCCGAGGAACCCAGGCGCGGCCGCGGCAAGGCACCCGCGATGCGGTTGGTCGACCTGCGGGTCATCGTCTCCAAGTGCGACACCGACATCTTCGGCCTCCGCGACCGCGCCATGATCCTCCTCGGCTTCGCCATCGCCGCCCGCCGCGCCGAACTCGCCGGACTCCGCCTCCGCAACATCCGCGACGACGACAACGGCCTCCTGGTCGACGTCCGCGTCTCCAAGACCGAACCCCGCACCGTCGCCGTCCCCTACGGCACCAACCCCGACACCTGCCCCGTCCGGGCCTGGAAGACGTGGGCCGCCGCCGCCCGCATCACCGACCCCGACCGGCACGCGTTCCGGTGTATCCACCACACCGGTGCCGTCCAACCCCAGGGCCTCTCCCCGCAGCGCGCCGGCGACCTCATCACGGCGGCCGGGCTGCGCGCCGGCTTCGAGGAGCTGTTCACCGGCCACTCAGTGCGGTCTGGCATGGCCACGGAGGCCCGCCGGGCGGGGAAGGACCGGAAGGCCATCGCTGCGGTGACTGGGCACGCGGACGGCTCGAAGGTCTTGGACGGCTACATGCAGATCGTTGACCAGTGGGACGAGAACGACAACGCACTGATTGGAATCGGCCTGTGA
- a CDS encoding DUF6221 family protein, giving the protein MHEAELTNRIIAASGPPAVDDLTTFLRKRIAEDKDVAAECTGPEWRTDPSDGDNAEHIARHDPARVLRESDAKIAVLDELDLAVHGQPRPFVDALLFVAQQMGLAYSDHPDYKESWRP; this is encoded by the coding sequence ATGCACGAAGCCGAACTGACGAACCGCATCATCGCCGCCTCCGGGCCGCCCGCCGTCGACGACCTCACCACCTTCCTCCGCAAGCGCATTGCTGAGGACAAGGATGTCGCCGCAGAGTGCACCGGACCGGAGTGGCGGACCGACCCCAGCGACGGGGACAACGCTGAGCACATCGCCCGCCACGATCCCGCGCGCGTTCTCCGTGAATCAGACGCCAAGATCGCGGTCCTGGACGAACTGGACCTCGCAGTGCACGGCCAGCCACGCCCGTTCGTGGATGCCCTCTTGTTCGTGGCCCAGCAGATGGGCCTGGCGTACTCCGACCACCCGGACTACAAGGAGAGCTGGCGGCCGTGA